CCAGCCGGGCGGCGCAATTCGGACCGACGGCATCAGTCCGCGCCTAGTCTTTGGCGCCCAGGGAGTTGGCGCATGTCGGATAGGTCATCCTGCCGGAACGGCAAAGCGTGCGCACGATCCCCAAGATGGCAGCGACCACAAACGCAATCCCCACTAGGCTAGCCAACAGGGCCGTCGGTGTCCCGGTCAGGTGGGCTCCACATCCTGTGGTTGCAGCCTCGGCCGACGGGCCGACCCGTGGGCCGAGGAGCGAGGAGGGGCCGTCAGGGGGAGTAACCTTGGGCCTGCCCTCGGCGGGCAAGCCGGGCCGATCGGGCGAATCGCGGCGGCAACGCCCGGCTGACGGGCTATAATCGGCCCATGGGCGTGTTCGTGGTCCTATCGCCTCACCTGGATGACGCTGTGTTCTCATGCGGCGGGTGGATGGCGCAGCGGGCCTCCGCCGGGGCGGAGGTTCGGGTGCTGACGATCTGCGCCGGCGATCCTCCACCCGGCCCGCTCTCGCCTTTCGCCGAGCGGTTGCATGCCCGCTGGGGGACAGCGGTCCCCCCGGCCTCGGTTCGGCGGACCGAAGACCGGATCGCGACCGGCAGGCTGGGGGCGCTGGCGCGTCACCTCGATATCCCGGAGGCGCTCTACCGCAAGGCTGACGATGGCTCCCACCTGTATCCCGATGAGGCGGCGATCTTCAACGGGCTTCACGCCGAGGACGCCCGACGGGTCGACCCCCTGAAGAAGCTGCTCTCGCAGGCGGATCCTAACTGCCAGATCCTCTGCCCGCTCGGCATAGGCGGCCACGTCGATCACCAACTCACGCGGCTGGCGGCCGAGAAGCTAGGCCTGGGGCTGTGGTACTACTACGACCTGCCGTACGCCAGCCGGGGCGGCGAGCTCTCCGCCGGCTTAGGGATGCCGGCGGGCATCGCGGGGACCGTGCCTCTGGCGCCGGAGGAAATCGAAGCCTGGGCAAGCGCCGCTGCCGAGTACCGATCTCAGCTGGGGACCTTCTGGACGGATCCCGAGCACCTGCTGCGCGAGCTGACCGACTTCCATGATGCCTGGGGTGGCGTGCGGCTGATTCTGCCTCAAGGGAGCCAGGCCGATTCCGCCCCCGTGGGCCCGATGGCCGAATTGTAGACAGGGGATGCGACCTGTGCTATGATTGTTCAGACCACCGTAGCGGGCTGAGAGACTCCTCTCAGTTCTATTTTTATCGCCAGACGCGGGGATTTCACCCTCCCGGCGAGAGAGA
This sequence is a window from Anaerolineales bacterium. Protein-coding genes within it:
- a CDS encoding PIG-L family deacetylase, yielding MGVFVVLSPHLDDAVFSCGGWMAQRASAGAEVRVLTICAGDPPPGPLSPFAERLHARWGTAVPPASVRRTEDRIATGRLGALARHLDIPEALYRKADDGSHLYPDEAAIFNGLHAEDARRVDPLKKLLSQADPNCQILCPLGIGGHVDHQLTRLAAEKLGLGLWYYYDLPYASRGGELSAGLGMPAGIAGTVPLAPEEIEAWASAAAEYRSQLGTFWTDPEHLLRELTDFHDAWGGVRLILPQGSQADSAPVGPMAEL